One Nitrospira sp. genomic region harbors:
- a CDS encoding PilZ domain-containing protein, whose product MEQRKDTRFPVVFRSSFSSANVVSGDGTLNDLSVRGCRVFSLVEVKPGTALQLRIHASDHEPPIHISQAVVRWCRAGSFGCEFVNLSPDEWARLHHMIRELKVHPFQRHHEDTEVA is encoded by the coding sequence ATGGAACAACGAAAAGATACTCGGTTTCCGGTTGTCTTTCGAAGTTCATTTAGCTCGGCAAATGTTGTATCCGGCGACGGCACCCTTAACGATCTTTCCGTCCGAGGCTGCCGTGTCTTCAGCCTTGTTGAAGTGAAGCCTGGGACGGCCCTCCAACTGCGCATCCATGCATCTGATCACGAACCACCCATTCACATTTCCCAGGCGGTTGTGCGTTGGTGTCGAGCAGGCAGTTTTGGGTGCGAATTCGTCAACCTCAGTCCAGATGAATGGGCCAGGCTCCACCACATGATCAGAGAGTTAAAGGTGCATCCGTTCCAACGACATCACGAAGACACCGAAGTCGCATGA
- a CDS encoding aminopeptidase P family protein: MKRTTASHTEAATLFIAASEYDSNLYYATRFIAPDPFIYLEVKGERMMVMSDLEMDRAKTQATVDRVLSYSEIERKAKRQGIKQPLTIDVVHVVLKELKVRRLLVPANFPFIYATRLQELGYSLKPKRDPFYEQRVMKSAEEVQHIELSQRATEEAVASAHDLLRRATIREGALWSDGAVLTSERVKQLINVKLMERNCVAQHTIVAGGEQACDPHDEGSGPLPAHRSIIFDVFPRSATSRYFADMSRTVIRGTVSPELKRLYGIVKDAQEEAITKIKDGADGIKIHQGICSRFEKAGYKTGLINGRMQGYFHGTGHGVGLDIHEAPRISRTGSLLQEGHVVTVEPGLYYPGLGAVRIEDMVLVTKDGCRNLTNFPKVFELD; encoded by the coding sequence ATGAAACGCACCACAGCCTCTCATACAGAAGCAGCGACGCTGTTCATCGCTGCCAGCGAGTACGATTCTAATCTCTACTATGCGACACGATTCATCGCCCCCGATCCGTTTATCTATCTAGAAGTGAAAGGCGAGCGGATGATGGTCATGAGCGATCTTGAGATGGATCGCGCCAAAACTCAGGCTACTGTGGATCGCGTGCTGTCCTATTCTGAGATCGAGCGGAAGGCCAAGAGACAAGGGATTAAACAGCCGCTGACGATCGATGTGGTGCACGTGGTCTTAAAAGAACTAAAAGTCCGTCGGTTACTGGTACCCGCCAATTTTCCTTTTATCTACGCCACACGTTTACAGGAATTAGGGTACAGCCTCAAGCCGAAGCGTGATCCGTTTTATGAACAGCGTGTGATGAAAAGCGCGGAAGAAGTGCAACATATTGAGCTATCCCAACGCGCCACTGAAGAAGCCGTCGCCTCAGCCCACGACCTGCTCCGCCGGGCAACCATCCGGGAGGGAGCGCTCTGGAGTGATGGAGCGGTCTTAACGTCTGAACGGGTTAAGCAGCTGATCAATGTGAAACTCATGGAACGCAACTGCGTAGCACAGCACACGATCGTTGCGGGAGGCGAACAGGCCTGTGATCCGCACGACGAGGGCAGTGGACCGTTACCGGCCCATCGCAGCATCATTTTTGATGTCTTCCCCCGATCCGCAACAAGCCGCTATTTTGCGGACATGTCTCGCACCGTGATTCGTGGGACTGTCTCGCCTGAGTTGAAGCGGTTGTACGGCATTGTGAAGGACGCCCAAGAAGAGGCGATCACGAAGATCAAAGACGGCGCCGATGGGATTAAGATTCATCAAGGCATTTGCTCACGTTTTGAAAAGGCTGGATACAAGACTGGTTTGATCAACGGACGGATGCAAGGCTATTTTCATGGCACGGGGCATGGGGTAGGACTCGATATACACGAAGCGCCACGCATCAGCCGAACCGGGTCGCTTCTTCAGGAAGGCCACGTTGTCACCGTTGAGCCAGGGTTATACTACCCCGGACTGGGAGCCGTGCGAATCGAAGACATGGTCTTGGTGACGAAGGATGGCTGCCGAAACCTCACCAACTTCCCGAAGGTGTTTGAACTCGACTAG
- a CDS encoding AsmA-like C-terminal domain-containing protein, with product MSRFRLGLLIVLSLVVLVGSFLAFSRELTGQDYLKDFVLDQLEESLGRKIDVHRVRLVFFPSIRAELFNITIHDPQSEQEVLTAKRVDLVLRLWPLLKKKIVGKRLLIDEPTLTLRRNEGDRWNIFDKGDNQTEADLGTMNVMARTFRITEAQIENGTITVVDAARPDGIRSIKLEHVKFGLVIRPGQELGEVHASVSHQGTQGVSVVSLNGVVKPADIPVSLTGEAAGTSPSGYQFDGQIDAVDLKIRDAADFLGPRPVSDQLQGALNLKSMVRVMPGVAGYDMVLSEMTARLSDIALTGHANLAGLLTPQPTFSVTFASAPVSVRKLVHTIPPDWISPQLPALLADHQVDGKVQAVHATLTGSTTTGPQVSTTGEFNVWDGQAVIGRDRTPVRDLAAVVMVETGRVRIAKMNGAYGAMRLTDGKADVSFLEKGPALALEVTGEMAAAPLVEFLSKTVKMEPVQKIIAGIHDPEGTAEATFRLVGPLDQVEKIVFDGGEITARQVSLSHRALPERLTGIQGRFILEGGSAQFEQVVGHLGNTALQVQGMITGGTTSLFQDFIISGRGDASQLERLFRSAAVGQGTLEGTLSSTVVLSGSTVKPQIRGSLVFDEAKVVLGSLEKPIGARATVEFDGILPPRSGVTLDRVELVLPRLTIPAKGSMHLGDRFLINMAITTRGLSMSSLPEWIAKAGLEAGNLDLSLDIKGKGTDWKAWRVTGWMGVTNGMMAVSGVDGHLQDLYARVRFARNEVDLKRLSFKLQGSDLALEATVRNWLGKPTIAGKIESDQLDLSLVIPKGERSPVREFLEGLAETSQVTMTASVARGHYRQMKFTGLSARINIQDGVLDIDRLSGASSHGHVAGRLVVRLPPKAPAEVDLSFRATGVEFDDLLRLTKTQVHGVSGETRLSGVVRGHGRNPHGIYPSLDGKIEVLLENGRVLKSNERAIWKIISLLNVPAVLQGKVDLEKEGLPYNRITATVEIQHGMFQTDNLILDSPILRITAAGNYDLPTDQLDLAVAVSPFGSYSQFLKTIPLFGRVIAGERKGIATAMFTAKGAIEDPEVTYLPVKSFASGLSGLAELAVDVLTNTLTLPIDLVAPDEETEVKPRDMSISPAPAIP from the coding sequence GTGTCTCGTTTTCGACTGGGTCTGTTGATTGTCCTCAGTCTGGTGGTATTAGTCGGTTCTTTTCTTGCTTTTTCACGAGAGTTGACCGGCCAGGACTATCTCAAAGACTTTGTTCTTGATCAACTCGAGGAGAGTCTGGGTCGAAAAATCGACGTGCACCGTGTCAGACTTGTCTTCTTCCCTAGCATTCGTGCGGAACTTTTCAATATTACAATCCATGATCCGCAATCGGAACAGGAGGTGTTGACTGCAAAACGGGTCGATCTTGTTCTGCGTCTCTGGCCACTCCTGAAAAAGAAAATCGTCGGCAAACGATTGCTGATCGATGAACCGACGTTGACTCTCAGGCGGAATGAAGGGGACCGCTGGAATATTTTCGATAAGGGAGACAACCAGACTGAAGCCGACCTCGGAACGATGAACGTGATGGCTAGGACGTTCAGAATCACAGAGGCCCAAATCGAGAACGGTACGATCACGGTTGTTGATGCAGCACGGCCTGATGGAATCCGGTCGATCAAGCTTGAGCATGTGAAGTTTGGTCTCGTGATACGGCCCGGCCAGGAACTTGGGGAAGTGCATGCATCGGTTAGTCATCAAGGCACACAAGGGGTCTCGGTGGTCTCGCTCAACGGCGTCGTCAAACCTGCGGACATTCCTGTGTCGTTGACGGGGGAGGCCGCGGGAACATCGCCATCGGGGTATCAATTTGACGGGCAGATCGATGCAGTGGACCTGAAGATTCGTGATGCAGCGGACTTCCTAGGACCCAGACCTGTTTCTGATCAGCTCCAGGGTGCCTTGAACCTCAAGAGTATGGTTCGAGTCATGCCGGGGGTCGCCGGATATGACATGGTGTTATCCGAGATGACTGCGAGGTTAAGCGACATTGCTCTGACCGGCCACGCGAATTTGGCCGGGCTGTTGACTCCTCAACCCACCTTTTCCGTCACATTCGCTAGCGCTCCAGTCTCGGTTCGCAAGCTGGTCCACACCATTCCTCCTGATTGGATTTCACCGCAACTCCCGGCTCTCTTGGCGGATCACCAGGTCGACGGCAAGGTGCAGGCGGTTCATGCGACGCTAACCGGGTCCACGACGACAGGGCCGCAAGTGTCGACCACAGGGGAGTTTAATGTTTGGGACGGGCAAGCTGTCATTGGACGCGACCGAACGCCCGTCAGAGACTTGGCGGCGGTGGTCATGGTGGAGACGGGACGTGTGCGTATCGCGAAAATGAACGGAGCCTATGGAGCGATGCGCCTTACCGACGGAAAGGCCGACGTGTCGTTTCTAGAGAAAGGCCCAGCGCTGGCGCTGGAGGTGACAGGCGAAATGGCCGCAGCACCCTTGGTGGAATTTCTTAGCAAGACCGTCAAGATGGAGCCTGTTCAAAAGATCATTGCTGGTATTCACGATCCTGAAGGAACGGCAGAGGCAACCTTTCGTCTCGTCGGTCCCTTGGATCAGGTCGAGAAGATCGTTTTCGACGGCGGGGAAATTACGGCTCGGCAAGTGAGTCTCAGTCATAGGGCGTTGCCGGAGCGGTTGACCGGGATCCAGGGGCGGTTCATCTTGGAGGGGGGATCCGCTCAATTTGAGCAAGTGGTTGGACACCTTGGGAACACTGCTCTGCAAGTCCAAGGGATGATTACGGGTGGGACGACGAGTCTCTTCCAAGATTTTATCATCAGTGGACGAGGCGATGCGTCTCAGTTGGAGCGGCTGTTCAGATCCGCAGCTGTTGGGCAGGGGACGCTAGAAGGAACGCTGAGCTCGACGGTGGTCTTATCAGGGTCGACAGTGAAACCACAGATTCGAGGGTCACTCGTATTCGATGAGGCGAAAGTGGTCCTTGGTTCACTGGAGAAACCCATTGGAGCGCGCGCCACTGTGGAGTTTGATGGCATCCTGCCTCCTCGAAGCGGCGTGACATTGGATCGGGTGGAGCTTGTCTTGCCTAGACTCACCATCCCTGCGAAGGGATCCATGCATCTTGGTGATCGCTTTCTGATTAATATGGCGATCACGACCAGAGGCCTGTCGATGTCGAGTTTACCGGAATGGATTGCCAAAGCCGGGCTTGAAGCAGGAAATCTCGATCTTTCGCTTGATATTAAAGGCAAAGGAACAGACTGGAAGGCATGGAGAGTCACGGGATGGATGGGAGTGACGAACGGGATGATGGCTGTGAGTGGGGTCGACGGCCATCTCCAGGATCTCTATGCTCGCGTCCGGTTTGCCCGGAATGAGGTTGACCTCAAGCGGCTCTCATTCAAGCTGCAAGGCAGCGATCTTGCTCTGGAAGCCACGGTTCGAAACTGGTTAGGGAAGCCCACGATTGCCGGCAAGATCGAATCGGACCAACTCGATTTGAGCCTTGTGATTCCAAAGGGTGAGCGATCGCCGGTAAGGGAATTCCTCGAAGGCTTGGCGGAGACCAGTCAAGTCACGATGACTGCGTCTGTGGCGAGGGGGCACTACAGACAGATGAAGTTTACGGGGCTGTCCGCTCGGATCAATATTCAGGATGGCGTGCTTGATATCGACCGTTTGTCAGGGGCGTCTAGTCATGGTCACGTAGCTGGGCGACTTGTGGTACGGCTCCCTCCCAAGGCCCCAGCAGAAGTCGACCTGTCGTTTAGAGCAACCGGTGTGGAGTTTGATGATCTCTTGCGACTGACGAAGACACAGGTTCATGGTGTGTCTGGGGAGACGCGCTTGAGCGGAGTGGTTCGTGGGCACGGACGCAATCCTCATGGTATCTATCCTTCATTGGATGGGAAAATCGAAGTTCTGCTGGAAAATGGGCGTGTTCTTAAATCGAATGAGCGGGCGATATGGAAAATCATCAGCCTTCTGAACGTGCCTGCGGTGTTGCAAGGGAAGGTTGATCTGGAAAAGGAAGGATTGCCATACAACCGAATTACGGCAACCGTTGAGATTCAGCATGGCATGTTTCAGACAGACAATCTGATCCTCGATAGCCCGATTTTACGGATTACGGCTGCCGGGAATTATGACTTACCGACTGATCAGCTGGATCTCGCCGTGGCGGTGAGTCCGTTTGGGTCCTATTCGCAATTTCTCAAGACCATTCCGCTCTTCGGTCGTGTAATCGCGGGAGAACGAAAGGGGATCGCGACTGCAATGTTCACCGCGAAGGGAGCGATCGAAGATCCTGAGGTGACTTATCTCCCCGTGAAATCTTTTGCATCCGGTCTATCAGGATTGGCCGAACTCGCCGTGGATGTCCTCACCAACACTCTAACGCTTCCGATCGATCTCGTGGCACCTGATGAAGAAACTGAGGTGAAGCCAAGGGATATGTCGATCTCACCGGCTCCTGCCATTCCATGA